A segment of the Alistipes communis genome:
AATTGCTCTTTTCATATCGTCTTGCAAAAAGATTGATTGATGTTTTTCCGATTCAGAATTGTTCCAGCCAGTCGAGCGCGTAGCGTTGCCACTGCTCGATATATTTGAATTCGGGCTTGATGCCCCAGCCGTGGTCTCCCGTGGGGAAGACGTGGATCGAGGCCTTCACGCCGTTGCGTTTGAGTGCCTCGTAGAAGAGCAGGCTGTTGACCGGCGGAACGATCCGGTCGTCGTCGCTCAGCAGCAGCAGCGTCGGGGGCGTCAGCGCCGAGACCCGCTTTTCGAGCGAATAGTTGCGCGCCTCCTCGGACGAATAGTCCTTGCCCAACAGGTATTTGAACGAATTCTTGTGCAACTTGCCCTCTTCGGCCGTAATGACCGGATAGAAAAGGATCATGAAAGCGGGTTTCTCGTCCGAGATCGTTCCGGTGCTGGCCGCCAGATGACCTCCCGCCGACGAACCGACGATCCCCACGCGCGACGCGTCGTATCCCCACTCGGCGGCGTGTTCGCGCATGATGCGCAACGCCTGCTCGGCGTCGTTGCGCGGCACTTCGCAGTGACCGTTGGGCATACGGTATTTCAGCACGGCGGCCGTCGTACCGTGGTCGGCCAGCCAGCGCGCCATGTCGTGCCCCTCGTAGCCGATAGCCAGGTTGTGATAACCGCCGCCCGGACAGACCACGACGGCACGGCCGCTCGGCTCCTCGGCCTTGTAGACGAAAAGCTCGGCGACATTGTTGTTCGCCACGAAGACCTCCTTTTCGATGACGGTCGGCCCGAACAGGCCGCTCGACGTCGGGGCGGAGGCATTGTCCCAGATGACGATGTGTTCATCCTGCGCACGGGCTCCCAGCACGGCGGAAGCGCAGCAGAAACAAGTTAGAAACAGTTTTTTCATCGTATTGAAATTTGGATTGAGTAAGGGCTTCTGCAAGCCGGCGTCACCCGACGCCGATCAATTCGTGTACCTCCGACGCCGTAGCCGCTTCGACGGCCCTGCGTGCCGTCAGTTCCGCCTGCGGCG
Coding sequences within it:
- a CDS encoding alpha/beta hydrolase, with product MKKLFLTCFCCASAVLGARAQDEHIVIWDNASAPTSSGLFGPTVIEKEVFVANNNVAELFVYKAEEPSGRAVVVCPGGGYHNLAIGYEGHDMARWLADHGTTAAVLKYRMPNGHCEVPRNDAEQALRIMREHAAEWGYDASRVGIVGSSAGGHLAASTGTISDEKPAFMILFYPVITAEEGKLHKNSFKYLLGKDYSSEEARNYSLEKRVSALTPPTLLLLSDDDRIVPPVNSLLFYEALKRNGVKASIHVFPTGDHGWGIKPEFKYIEQWQRYALDWLEQF